gccgaggtGGCCGCGGCGCCGAACGCGTCGCAGGGCTCCATGGGGACGTCGAAGCTCTCGAGCGGCATCGACAGCGTCTCGGACCAGAAGCTCTCGTCGAACCGGAACTGCTCCTCGGCGTCCGGGCACGAGGTGAAGCTCTCCTCCTTGGGGAACCCGGAGCTCCCCGTGTTGCCCTGCTCCGTCACAGATGACTCGGTCACCGACGACGACGCGGACCGCTCGGGCGacaccggcgcggcggcggcggccggcggcgccctcctcgcgccgccgcgcttCACCGCGGGCCGGCGCTtcttgccgccggcgccgcccgccggcgcctcgtgcgccgccacctcctcctccttggcgGGCTCGAGCCGCTTCTTGAGGTGCGTGTGCCAGACGTTCTTGATCTCGTTGTCCGTCCGCCCCGGCAGCCTGGCGGCGATCGCGGACCACCTGCGGCCAAAACAATTCAGACCTCGTCAGCGGCGCAGCTCTGATGAAAGGATTTCATTATCCAGCAGATGACATGTACTATCTCCGCTGCGTGATTTGATTCCCCACTACGGGAATCGCATCGCGCGCAGTTGTTTAACACCATGTCCATGtgcgtgtttttctttttcaccgCGCTGAAATCTAGGCTCCGCAGGCAGGCAGCGGTGCTCGTCGCCCACACCACGAGAGCGAGAACGGCCAAAGGAGATGGAATCTCCGGCAGATCTCGCGCATCATCAGTGACGCGAATTAAACTAGTGACCAAGTGGCAAACACACTTTGATTTTCTTTCtcgtcggcgacgaggagggggggagggggggggggggtgcgtgAGGATAATGTATTGTGCGCCCGCCGGCCCCACAGCCTTtgccttcctttcttctttgcGCTTGAAGCAACAATCATTGCTCCTCCAATTTAGCAAAAACTAGAAAGGCAGCAATGcgagaaaagggaaagaaaaggaGGCAGGATGCCAGGATCGGTGAGCAGCAGTACCTGTTGCCGAGCTGGTCGTGGAGGCGGATGatggcgtcctcctcctccttgctgaAGTTGCCGCGCTTGATGTCCGGGCGCAGGTAGTTGATCCACCGGAGCCGGCAGCTCTTGCCGCACCGCAGCagccctgcagcagcagcacgtcTCGTCAGCGCTCtgcggtcgccggcgaggcacgcggcggcggaagAAGCAGGcaggtcgcggcggcggtcgggaaTGGGGGAGAAGGCTCACCGGCTTGCTTGGGCAGGGCGCGCCAGTTGCCGTGCCCGAAGCGCTGGATGTGGGCGACGAGGACCTTGTCCTCCTCCGGCGTCCACGGGCCCTTCTTGAGGCCCATCTTCTCGCAGCAGGGAGCCCTCCCCA
This sequence is a window from Panicum virgatum strain AP13 chromosome 7K, P.virgatum_v5, whole genome shotgun sequence. Protein-coding genes within it:
- the LOC120642533 gene encoding transcription factor MYB4-like; its protein translation is MGRAPCCEKMGLKKGPWTPEEDKVLVAHIQRFGHGNWRALPKQAGLLRCGKSCRLRWINYLRPDIKRGNFSKEEEDAIIRLHDQLGNRWSAIAARLPGRTDNEIKNVWHTHLKKRLEPAKEEEVAAHEAPAGGAGGKKRRPAVKRGGARRAPPAAAAAPVSPERSASSSVTESSVTEQGNTGSSGFPKEESFTSCPDAEEQFRFDESFWSETLSMPLESFDVPMEPCDAFGAAATSASAAAPDDMDYWLRVFMESGDVQQELPQI